The following proteins come from a genomic window of Ictalurus furcatus strain D&B chromosome 26, Billie_1.0, whole genome shotgun sequence:
- the nsun3 gene encoding tRNA (cytosine(34)-C(5))-methyltransferase, mitochondrial, whose product MLSLKCLSKTTVSTACSSMRSGRLSTVHVSGEPNRIRRGLHTGLCIKDDTHCRPERRVCESVLEHFNTQYTEELGQVWLSAREVLLNPHCWQYGVLLNRFSEHLDIKAVLKSLGYHSLLSQPDSPKARAFQCLIHKDAVRLPTQRHREGWLKQYYLLNAASLLPVLALSVRDGESVLDLCSAPGGKALAILQMANPGLLHCNEVDKSRYEWLVKTLESYVPRALRDTLAVTNEDGRDIASKKPEMFDKVLVDAPCSNDRSWLFSGGAQQGALWLRERDKLPQLQKELLCSALAAVRPGGFVVYSTCTFSRAENQSVVEALLSTSQGVELVELEEDLIGSLSGHFKFAHLQPPLGHLVVPEQGRTWGPMYVCRLRRSS is encoded by the exons ATGTTGTCGTTAaaatgtttgtccaaaacaacTGTATCCACAGCATGCAGTTCTATGAGAAGTGGACGCCTCAGCACTGTCCATGTCTCCGGCGAGCCGAACCGAATCCGGCGAGGACTTCACACCGGG CTCTGCATTAAAGACGacacacactgcagacctgagaggagagtgtgtgagtcagtgcTGGAGCATTTTAACACCCAGTACACAGAGGAGCTGGGACAAGTCTGGCTTTCTGCAAG aGAGGTCCTGCTGAATCCTCACTGTTGGCAGTATGGCGTCCTACTGAATCGCTTCAGCGAGCATCTGGATATCAAGGCAGTCTTAAAATCGCTCGGATACCACAGCCTTCTCTCTCAACCAGATTCTCCTAAAGCCCGGGCTTTTCAGTGTCTAATCCATAAAGATGCCGTGCGTCTGCCCACACAGAGACATCGGGAGGGCTGGCTGAAGCAGTACTACCTGCTGAACGCTGCGTCCCTGCTGCCTGTGCTGGCTCTGTCCGTGAGGGACGGAGAGAGCGTGTTGGATCTGTGCTCCGCTCCGGGAGGGAAAGCCCTGGCCATACTGCAAATGGCAAACCCGG GGCTGCTGCATTGTAATGAAGTGGATAAAAGCAGGTACGAGTGGCTGGTGAAGACTCTCGAGTCGTACGTCCCCCGTGCACTCAGAGACACCCTCGCTGTGACCAATGAGGACGGCAGGGACATCGCGAGCAAGAAGCCAGAGATGTTCGACAAG GTGCTAGTAGATGCCCCATGCTCCAACGATCGCAGTTGGCTGTTTAGCGGCGGagcccagcagggggcgctgtgGCTGAGAGAGCGAGATAAACTACCTCAGCTGCAAAAGGAGCTTCTCTG TTCGGCCTTGGCAGCGGTGCGTCCCGGAGGATTCGTGGTTTACTCCACCTGCACCTTTTCCCGTGCTGAGAACCAGTCAGTCGTGGAGGCACTTCTTTCCACCTCCCAGGGGGTGGAGCTTGTGGAGCTGGAGGAggatctgattggctctctCTCTGGTCATTTTAAATTCGCCCACCTCCAACCTCCTCTGGGTCATTTGGTGGTGCCGGAACAGGGACGAACGTGGGGACCCATGTATGTGTGCAGATTGAGGAGAAGCTCCTGA